From one Synechocystis sp. PCC 6803 substr. PCC-P genomic stretch:
- a CDS encoding methyl-accepting chemotaxis protein has translation MSTIASEYQPPKDQTAMLSGQISQGQAESLQTMRSVRATMATTGEQLEKLDSSTQEIAKAINLIRQFAAQTHLLALKASIEAARAGEEGRGFSVIADEVRSLAAQSAEATAAMEALIVTIQSQARELTGSIRESNQQLNGHHQQLETNQQYWHQLAETLLSNP, from the coding sequence ATGTCCACCATTGCAAGCGAATACCAACCCCCCAAGGACCAGACGGCCATGCTGTCTGGGCAAATTAGCCAGGGACAAGCGGAGAGTCTGCAAACCATGCGTAGTGTGAGGGCTACCATGGCCACCACGGGGGAACAACTGGAAAAGTTGGATAGTTCCACCCAGGAAATTGCCAAAGCAATTAATTTGATTCGACAATTTGCGGCCCAGACCCATCTGTTGGCCCTGAAGGCGTCCATTGAAGCGGCCCGGGCTGGGGAGGAGGGCCGGGGCTTTTCGGTAATTGCAGACGAAGTGCGGAGTTTAGCGGCCCAATCGGCGGAAGCAACGGCGGCCATGGAGGCTTTAATTGTGACGATCCAGTCCCAGGCGAGGGAATTGACCGGCAGTATCAGGGAAAGCAACCAGCAACTGAATGGCCATCACCAACAATTGGAAACAAACCAGCAATATTGGCACCAACTAGCTGAAACCCTCCTATCTAACCCTTAA
- a CDS encoding methyl-accepting chemotaxis protein, producing MTQNPSSDRRPDTAQSVANGETLDGALFTGLTDTAAAQDESSETSASFATIDGEDKSEVGDALDWFSDGKETDINGDEADRGIQADTQAKTLVSLENLTEEPEIDGAEFMAEAFIAENTAVEDVSPNPNPAIDTDALAALTQSAVELTPPPPINLPKVELPPMQPLAPLMAIADPDNLSPMSTSIQAPTQSGGLSLRNKAVLIALLIGLIPAGVIGGLNLSSVDRLPVPQTEQQVKDSTTKQIRDQILIGLLVTAVGAAFVAYWMVGENTKAQTALALKAKHSHRNLDQPLAVAGDELAIADQTIDALSAQVEKLRHQQDLSLKQAELLTELSRANLSDIDEIQGVIQKNLDQARALFGCERLVFYYHPRYQPEAMVVQALDLTTQGLIDSKDPHPWGQEDMPSQIVAINDTSGASISNPHRQWLEQHQVKASLTVPLHRDNYPLGLLMAHHCQRPHQWEMRERQFLQQLTEELQTTLDRANLIQERNESAQQAQILKELTLKISAAINSEQVFDIAAQEIRLALKADRVIVYRFDATWAGTVIVESVAEGYPKALGATIADPCFADSYVEKYRSGRIQATRDIYNAGLTPCHIGQLKPFEVKANLVAPINYKGNLLGLLIAHQCSGPRDWHQNEIDLFGQLTVQVGLALERSDLLAQQKIAEVEQRQMREKMQKRALELLMEVDPVSRGDLTIRAHVTEDEIGTIADSYNATIESLRRIVTQVQTAASQFTETTDTNEVAVRQLAQQANRQALDVAEALERLQAMNKSIQAVAENAAQAESAVQRATQTVDQGEDAMNRTVDGIVAIRETVAATAKQVKRLGESSQKISKVVNLIGSFADQTNLLALNAAIEAAHAGEEGRGFAVVADEVRSLARQSAEATAEIAQLVATIQAETNEVVNAMEAGTEQVVVGTKLVEETRRSLNQITAVSAQISGLVEAITSAAIEQSQTSESVTQTMALVAQIADKNSSEASGVSATFKELLAVAQSLQEAVKQFKVQ from the coding sequence ATGACCCAAAATCCTTCCTCCGATCGCCGTCCTGACACTGCCCAATCCGTCGCCAATGGCGAGACCCTTGATGGCGCTCTTTTTACTGGGTTGACGGACACGGCCGCTGCCCAGGACGAATCGTCGGAAACCAGCGCTTCTTTTGCCACCATCGATGGAGAGGATAAAAGTGAGGTAGGGGATGCCCTGGATTGGTTTAGCGATGGCAAGGAAACTGACATCAACGGGGATGAGGCAGACCGTGGAATCCAGGCAGATACACAAGCAAAAACATTGGTTTCCCTGGAAAATTTGACCGAGGAACCGGAGATAGATGGGGCTGAGTTCATGGCAGAGGCTTTTATAGCAGAAAATACCGCCGTGGAGGATGTTTCCCCTAACCCCAACCCCGCCATTGACACCGATGCCCTGGCCGCACTGACCCAATCGGCCGTAGAGTTGACCCCGCCGCCCCCGATCAATTTGCCCAAGGTGGAGTTACCCCCCATGCAACCCCTGGCTCCCCTCATGGCGATCGCCGACCCGGATAATTTGAGTCCGATGTCTACCTCAATCCAGGCACCTACCCAAAGTGGAGGACTTTCCCTCCGCAATAAAGCTGTGTTGATAGCCCTGTTAATTGGTTTGATCCCCGCTGGGGTGATTGGAGGGCTCAATCTCAGCAGTGTGGACAGGCTTCCAGTGCCCCAAACGGAACAACAGGTCAAGGACTCCACCACTAAGCAAATCCGTGACCAAATTCTGATTGGGCTTTTGGTGACCGCGGTGGGGGCTGCCTTCGTTGCCTACTGGATGGTGGGGGAAAATACCAAAGCTCAAACCGCCCTGGCCTTGAAAGCTAAGCATTCCCACCGGAACCTCGACCAACCTCTAGCCGTGGCCGGTGATGAACTGGCGATCGCCGACCAAACCATTGATGCTCTCAGTGCCCAGGTGGAGAAATTGCGCCACCAGCAGGATTTATCCCTTAAACAAGCAGAACTGCTGACCGAACTATCCCGGGCCAACCTTTCCGACATTGACGAAATTCAAGGCGTAATTCAGAAGAACCTCGACCAAGCCAGAGCTTTGTTTGGTTGTGAGCGACTAGTGTTTTACTACCATCCCCGCTATCAGCCTGAAGCCATGGTAGTGCAAGCTTTGGACTTAACCACTCAAGGTTTAATTGACAGCAAAGATCCCCATCCCTGGGGCCAGGAAGATATGCCTTCCCAGATCGTTGCCATCAATGACACCAGCGGTGCCAGTATCAGTAACCCCCATCGCCAATGGTTAGAGCAACATCAAGTCAAAGCGAGCTTGACCGTACCTCTACACCGGGATAACTACCCCCTCGGCCTGCTCATGGCCCACCATTGCCAACGTCCCCACCAGTGGGAAATGAGGGAAAGACAGTTTCTTCAGCAGTTGACCGAAGAACTACAAACCACCCTGGACCGGGCCAACCTGATCCAGGAAAGAAATGAAAGCGCCCAGCAAGCCCAAATCCTTAAAGAATTGACTCTGAAAATTTCCGCTGCCATCAACAGCGAGCAGGTTTTTGACATCGCCGCCCAAGAAATTCGTCTGGCGCTCAAAGCAGACCGGGTCATTGTCTATCGGTTCGATGCCACCTGGGCCGGCACAGTAATTGTGGAATCGGTAGCAGAAGGATATCCCAAAGCCTTGGGGGCCACCATTGCCGACCCCTGCTTTGCTGATAGTTATGTAGAAAAATACCGTTCTGGACGTATCCAAGCCACCCGAGATATTTACAACGCCGGCCTGACCCCCTGCCACATTGGCCAGCTCAAACCCTTTGAAGTCAAAGCCAACCTTGTCGCCCCCATCAACTACAAAGGCAATCTGCTGGGACTACTCATCGCCCACCAGTGCTCCGGGCCGAGGGACTGGCACCAGAATGAAATTGATTTATTTGGCCAATTGACTGTGCAGGTGGGACTAGCTTTAGAACGCTCCGACCTCTTAGCCCAACAGAAAATCGCCGAAGTAGAACAACGACAAATGCGTGAAAAAATGCAAAAGCGGGCCTTGGAACTGCTGATGGAGGTAGACCCTGTCAGTCGAGGGGACTTGACCATCCGAGCCCACGTGACCGAGGACGAAATTGGCACGATCGCCGACTCCTACAACGCAACTATTGAAAGTCTGCGGCGCATTGTAACCCAAGTACAAACCGCTGCTAGTCAATTTACTGAGACCACCGACACCAACGAAGTGGCAGTGCGGCAACTAGCCCAGCAAGCCAATCGCCAGGCCTTGGATGTGGCAGAGGCCCTGGAGCGGCTTCAGGCCATGAACAAGTCCATTCAAGCAGTGGCAGAAAATGCTGCCCAAGCAGAATCAGCAGTACAACGGGCGACCCAAACGGTGGACCAAGGGGAAGATGCCATGAACCGCACCGTGGATGGCATTGTCGCAATTCGGGAAACGGTGGCCGCCACCGCCAAACAGGTGAAGCGATTGGGGGAATCATCCCAAAAGATCTCCAAAGTGGTGAACCTAATTGGCAGCTTTGCTGACCAAACCAACCTCCTAGCCCTAAATGCTGCCATTGAAGCCGCCCATGCTGGTGAAGAAGGACGGGGATTTGCGGTGGTAGCCGATGAAGTACGTTCCCTGGCACGGCAATCAGCGGAAGCAACGGCAGAAATTGCCCAATTGGTGGCGACAATTCAGGCGGAAACGAATGAAGTAGTGAATGCCATGGAAGCGGGCACCGAACAGGTAGTGGTGGGAACCAAATTGGTAGAAGAAACCAGGCGGAGCTTGAACCAAATTACGGCGGTGAGTGCCCAGATTAGTGGCTTGGTGGAAGCGATCACCTCTGCGGCCATTGAGCAGTCCCAAACCAGTGAATCGGTGACCCAGACCATGGCTCTGGTGGCCCAGATTGCGGATAAAAACTCCAGTGAAGCGAGTGGGGTATCTGCCACCTTTAAGGAACTGTTGGCAGTGGCCCAGTCATTGCAAGAGGCGGTTAAACAGTTCAAAGTGCAGTGA
- a CDS encoding Hpt domain-containing protein: protein MLNSDIRDHAYQFFIEEAPELLSVIEMGLLELRGERTPAQIHGIMRAAHSIKGGAASVQLPAIEELAHRLEDIFKALYSDAVVVDDRLEGMLLEGFDYLKQALTTQIETGQLEHTEVLVQGLPVIAAIEEQLGEHLAAGEQFLPSSADLGVDIVASLFEVDVAQGLAEIGEALAGDDEERLRGTLAAQTEIFAGLAEILNLPGFKEITDLVAQGLDNPGLSVGELALVAVENWQHSCGQVLEKGDRQRGGEPSEALLALVRGQGERDLAAIAGLEEVFGGGEVGEEFWGMDFPELGDIPTAISTAEENVFAAWEETPTEMTFQPGEGDIPASDRQPSLGPERVNLEEPAYRFFIEEAPTLLQEIETGLLTIGQDRSAAVVHGIMRAAHSLKGGAASVGLETIKHIAHRLEDIFKALYSEEVVLDQTMETLLLQGFDCLRNPLEQQIDQGYYDPETAWQSAQGPILNLEQRLGVHLAAGEQFLPSSADLGVDVVASIFEVDIAGGMAAVTEARQRGPEALREALTSQTEIFLGLAEILNLPGFQGICAAVHQALEANPEQVSTIANQALADWQVATQQVLENGDRQRGGEASTELLALGQRLAAPAESRPQPTSAPARVLGDLFFGDDEDELEEEPSPPTTPMTGSWQSQPEQQVSPILEQTTVEAETVESPPSLEDVFGGLTADELGKESLSPVAEVDFVDASLETLSLVQAVEEAFDSLPPLATTPATIPQAEVEAVAAPAPPVERTHERRAMPREQNPANLSIRVDFQRLERMNNWVGELAINRNSLSLQNQQLQTAVGALGQRFGTFQTMALKLRQLADQLAIRPEGEAMLRAQPRSQGWLEHNFDALEMDSYGTLSAQLQEILEEMMQLEEAVDDVVLFSRAANQTVDAQKQMLFSLRDELMWARMLPLGEILQRFPRLLRDMASKFNKPVQIKLHGTGVLVDRLALEKLYDPLLHLLRNAFDHGIEDEGTRLAMGKPAMGTIEVHAYHQGNQTIIEMRDDGGGLNREKILRRAVERGLVTEEQGQRLTTEQIDNLIFEPNFSTADQVSELSGRGVGLDVVRQQLQALKGTIVVSSRPGRGTVFSLRLPLTLTIAKLLVCLVGQNQGAPTAIAIPSDSVAELMVPTATQIKTSGGQRFLHWQELTIPIYSLTQLLPYHCPLSEQQTSKLLTTVPQPDNWHLPLVLLRLGQQYYALEVNRLVTEQELVIKPFSSLLPAPSYLYGATILADGTLIPVVNGALLLEWHWQKGTDNLAMADGGVEPLPTPGRRAKTILVVDDSAALRRTLAFTLERSGYRVMQAKDGQEALKTLAQAGEVDLIICDVEMPNLNGFEFLGQRRRNPDLLKIPVAMLTSRGSEKHRQLAKTLGANAYFTKPYIEQQFLGAVQELLATGLLSVSS from the coding sequence ATGCTCAACTCCGACATTCGTGACCACGCCTACCAGTTTTTCATTGAAGAAGCACCGGAATTGCTCAGTGTGATTGAAATGGGGCTGTTGGAGTTGCGGGGAGAGAGGACACCAGCCCAGATCCATGGCATTATGCGGGCGGCCCATTCCATTAAGGGCGGGGCGGCCAGTGTGCAACTACCGGCCATTGAAGAATTAGCTCACCGGCTGGAGGACATTTTCAAGGCGCTCTATAGCGATGCGGTGGTGGTGGATGACAGGTTGGAAGGAATGCTCTTGGAAGGGTTCGATTATCTTAAACAAGCCCTCACCACCCAGATTGAAACGGGGCAGTTGGAGCATACTGAAGTTTTGGTGCAGGGGTTGCCGGTGATTGCGGCCATTGAGGAGCAGTTGGGGGAACATCTGGCGGCGGGGGAACAGTTTCTGCCCAGCTCTGCTGACTTGGGGGTGGACATTGTGGCATCCCTGTTTGAGGTGGACGTTGCCCAAGGGTTGGCAGAGATTGGCGAGGCGTTGGCTGGGGATGACGAAGAAAGGTTGCGGGGAACCCTGGCGGCCCAGACGGAAATTTTTGCCGGGCTGGCGGAGATTCTCAATTTGCCTGGATTTAAGGAAATTACAGATCTGGTGGCGCAGGGCTTGGATAATCCTGGGTTATCTGTCGGGGAATTAGCATTAGTGGCGGTGGAAAATTGGCAACATAGCTGTGGCCAGGTGCTGGAAAAAGGCGATCGCCAACGGGGAGGAGAACCGAGTGAAGCGCTGTTGGCATTGGTGCGGGGGCAAGGGGAACGGGATTTAGCCGCCATAGCGGGGTTGGAGGAAGTGTTTGGCGGTGGGGAAGTGGGGGAAGAATTTTGGGGTATGGACTTTCCGGAGCTGGGGGACATTCCTACGGCCATTAGCACAGCGGAGGAAAATGTCTTTGCGGCATGGGAGGAAACACCGACGGAGATGACATTCCAGCCAGGGGAAGGGGACATTCCCGCTAGCGATCGCCAGCCCAGCCTGGGGCCAGAACGGGTGAATCTAGAAGAACCGGCCTATCGATTTTTCATTGAAGAAGCGCCAACACTGCTACAAGAAATCGAAACGGGGTTGTTGACCATTGGTCAAGACCGCTCAGCGGCGGTGGTCCATGGCATTATGCGGGCGGCCCATTCCCTCAAGGGGGGAGCGGCCAGTGTGGGGTTGGAAACAATTAAACATATTGCCCACCGACTAGAGGACATTTTCAAGGCGCTCTATAGCGAAGAGGTAGTCCTAGACCAAACGATGGAAACCCTGTTATTGCAAGGGTTTGACTGTCTGCGGAACCCCTTGGAGCAACAAATCGACCAGGGGTACTATGATCCAGAAACGGCCTGGCAGAGCGCCCAGGGGCCGATCCTAAATCTAGAGCAACGGTTGGGAGTCCATCTGGCAGCGGGGGAACAGTTTCTACCCAGCTCTGCTGATTTGGGGGTAGATGTGGTGGCGTCCATATTCGAGGTGGACATTGCCGGGGGCATGGCGGCGGTGACAGAAGCTCGGCAACGGGGCCCGGAAGCCCTGCGGGAAGCCCTGACCAGTCAAACGGAAATTTTCCTGGGGCTAGCGGAAATTTTGAATTTGCCAGGGTTCCAGGGGATTTGTGCGGCGGTGCATCAGGCCCTGGAAGCCAACCCAGAACAAGTCTCTACTATTGCTAATCAGGCTTTGGCAGACTGGCAAGTTGCTACTCAGCAAGTGTTGGAAAATGGCGATCGCCAACGGGGAGGGGAAGCAAGTACCGAACTTTTGGCCCTGGGTCAAAGGCTTGCTGCTCCGGCAGAATCCCGGCCCCAACCAACTTCGGCTCCGGCTCGAGTCCTGGGGGATCTATTTTTTGGTGATGACGAAGATGAGCTAGAGGAAGAACCTTCTCCCCCCACTACACCAATGACTGGGTCATGGCAATCTCAGCCCGAGCAGCAAGTGTCCCCAATCCTAGAACAAACCACCGTAGAGGCTGAAACGGTGGAATCGCCTCCTTCCCTGGAGGATGTTTTTGGCGGGTTGACCGCCGATGAACTGGGGAAAGAATCCCTTTCTCCCGTGGCTGAGGTGGATTTTGTCGATGCTTCCCTAGAAACGTTATCTCTGGTGCAGGCGGTAGAGGAAGCCTTTGATTCCTTGCCCCCCTTAGCAACGACCCCAGCGACCATTCCCCAGGCTGAAGTAGAGGCAGTGGCAGCTCCGGCTCCTCCCGTGGAACGCACCCATGAACGGCGGGCCATGCCCAGGGAGCAAAATCCAGCTAATCTTTCCATCCGGGTGGATTTTCAACGGTTGGAGCGGATGAATAATTGGGTGGGGGAATTGGCCATTAATCGCAATAGCCTGTCTTTACAAAATCAGCAATTGCAAACGGCTGTGGGAGCCCTGGGGCAACGTTTTGGCACCTTCCAGACCATGGCGCTGAAACTGAGGCAGTTGGCGGACCAGTTGGCAATCCGGCCGGAGGGGGAAGCGATGTTGCGGGCCCAGCCAAGGTCCCAGGGATGGCTAGAGCATAACTTCGATGCCCTGGAAATGGATTCCTATGGCACCCTATCGGCCCAGTTGCAGGAAATTTTGGAAGAAATGATGCAGTTGGAGGAGGCCGTGGATGATGTGGTGCTATTTTCCAGGGCGGCCAATCAAACAGTGGATGCCCAAAAGCAGATGCTATTTTCCCTGCGGGATGAGCTGATGTGGGCCCGGATGTTGCCCCTGGGGGAAATTTTGCAACGTTTTCCCCGGCTGCTCAGGGATATGGCTAGTAAGTTTAATAAGCCGGTGCAGATTAAGCTCCATGGCACGGGGGTGTTGGTGGATCGTTTGGCGTTGGAAAAACTGTATGACCCCTTGCTCCATCTACTCCGTAATGCATTTGACCATGGTATTGAGGATGAGGGGACCCGGTTGGCCATGGGGAAACCGGCCATGGGGACCATTGAGGTCCATGCCTATCACCAAGGCAATCAGACCATCATTGAAATGCGGGATGATGGAGGCGGGCTGAACCGGGAAAAGATTCTGCGGCGGGCGGTGGAACGGGGTCTGGTTACTGAGGAGCAGGGGCAACGGTTAACAACGGAGCAGATTGATAATTTGATTTTTGAGCCCAACTTTTCTACGGCGGACCAGGTGAGCGAGCTGTCGGGCCGGGGTGTGGGGCTGGATGTGGTGCGGCAACAGTTGCAGGCGCTGAAGGGAACCATTGTGGTGTCTTCTCGCCCTGGGCGGGGGACGGTGTTTTCCTTGCGGTTACCCCTGACCCTCACCATTGCTAAGTTGCTGGTGTGTTTGGTGGGGCAAAACCAGGGGGCTCCAACGGCGATCGCCATTCCTTCTGATAGTGTCGCGGAGTTGATGGTACCGACGGCGACACAGATCAAAACCAGTGGGGGACAACGCTTTCTCCATTGGCAAGAGTTGACTATCCCGATTTATTCCTTGACCCAATTACTGCCCTATCACTGTCCTTTGTCGGAGCAACAAACTAGTAAGTTGTTGACCACGGTACCCCAACCAGATAATTGGCATTTACCCCTGGTGCTACTGCGGCTCGGTCAGCAATATTACGCTCTGGAAGTGAACCGTTTGGTGACGGAACAGGAATTGGTAATTAAACCCTTTTCGTCTCTGCTACCGGCCCCTTCCTACCTTTATGGGGCTACTATCCTGGCAGATGGCACCCTGATCCCGGTGGTGAATGGGGCGTTGCTGTTGGAATGGCACTGGCAAAAGGGAACAGACAATTTGGCCATGGCCGATGGAGGGGTGGAACCTCTTCCCACTCCAGGGCGGAGGGCCAAAACGATTTTGGTGGTGGATGATTCGGCGGCCCTACGGCGTACCCTGGCTTTCACCCTGGAAAGGTCTGGTTACCGGGTGATGCAGGCTAAGGATGGGCAGGAGGCCCTGAAGACACTGGCCCAAGCCGGGGAGGTGGATTTGATTATTTGTGATGTGGAAATGCCTAACCTTAATGGCTTTGAGTTCCTTGGGCAACGGCGACGCAATCCAGATCTACTCAAAATTCCCGTGGCCATGCTCACTTCCCGGGGCAGTGAAAAACACCGACAGTTAGCCAAGACCTTGGGGGCCAACGCCTATTTCACCAAGCCCTATATTGAGCAACAGTTCCTCGGAGCAGTGCAAGAGCTTCTGGCCACTGGCCTGTTATCGGTCAGCAGTTAA
- a CDS encoding response regulator codes for MGSALVIDDSSTERSIISDFCQKLGINVTTAISGEEALEKLSQAVPDVIILDIVLPGRSGFEICRELKDKDRTKSIPIILCSTKATDMDKFWGKRQGADAYITKPIDQEEFNTVIKQFI; via the coding sequence ATGGGCAGCGCACTTGTTATTGACGATTCCTCTACAGAACGTTCAATTATCAGTGATTTTTGTCAGAAACTAGGCATTAACGTCACCACCGCCATCAGTGGAGAAGAAGCCCTGGAAAAACTTTCCCAGGCAGTGCCGGACGTAATTATCTTAGATATTGTGCTGCCGGGGCGCAGTGGTTTTGAAATTTGTCGAGAATTGAAAGACAAAGACCGGACTAAAAGTATTCCAATAATCCTCTGTTCCACTAAGGCCACGGATATGGATAAATTTTGGGGCAAACGCCAAGGGGCGGACGCCTATATTACTAAACCCATTGACCAAGAGGAGTTCAACACGGTAATCAAGCAATTTATCTGA
- a CDS encoding response regulator, which translates to MTAPTPSSHSVPIQEFTASRQASFFDGLKQPRFSGQLILSSATGEKWSFYLYMGRIMYATGGIHSVRRWRRQIASYLPPIAANLASVQTDLASIDPQDLQICWEYQLLCHWVAQQKVTREQAARLIRATVVEVLFDITQSMEVACDLRQDNLLSTRLVLIDADQMIAESQQLWSKWQGAKIADRSPNAAPIIRQAEQLQQRTTPQVYQTLKQLLDGNQSLRDLSVRMKRDVLSVTTSLLPYLQLGLVELIKIPDLPPPIAPPVRGVVAQPDVPSGPLIACVDDSPLICQTMEKILTTANYRFVGINDPLRAIAILLARKPDLIFLDLVMPNANGYEICGQLRKLSIFKSTPIVILTGNDGIVDRVRAKMVGSTDFLSKPVNPDMVLQTIKKHLHDQASLPAE; encoded by the coding sequence ATGACAGCTCCCACCCCCTCCTCCCACTCAGTTCCAATTCAGGAATTTACTGCCTCCAGGCAGGCCAGTTTCTTTGATGGACTGAAGCAACCCCGTTTTAGCGGCCAACTAATCCTCTCCAGTGCAACGGGGGAGAAATGGTCTTTTTATCTCTACATGGGTCGGATCATGTATGCCACCGGGGGGATTCACTCCGTCCGCCGTTGGCGCCGACAAATTGCTTCCTATCTGCCCCCCATTGCCGCCAACCTGGCCTCGGTGCAAACCGATTTGGCCAGCATTGATCCCCAAGATTTACAAATTTGCTGGGAATATCAACTGCTCTGCCACTGGGTAGCTCAGCAGAAAGTTACCAGGGAGCAGGCCGCTCGGCTGATTCGGGCCACGGTGGTGGAAGTACTGTTTGACATTACCCAATCCATGGAAGTGGCCTGTGATCTACGCCAGGATAATTTGCTTTCCACTAGGCTGGTGCTGATTGACGCGGATCAGATGATTGCGGAATCCCAGCAGTTATGGAGCAAATGGCAGGGGGCCAAGATTGCAGACCGCTCCCCCAATGCGGCCCCTATCATTCGTCAGGCGGAACAGTTACAGCAACGCACCACTCCCCAGGTATACCAAACCCTCAAACAGTTGCTGGATGGTAATCAGTCCCTTCGGGACTTGTCGGTGCGGATGAAGCGAGATGTGCTGAGTGTGACCACTTCTTTGTTGCCCTATCTACAGTTGGGGTTGGTGGAATTGATTAAAATTCCCGATTTGCCCCCGCCCATTGCGCCCCCAGTGAGGGGCGTGGTGGCTCAGCCTGATGTGCCCAGTGGTCCCCTGATCGCCTGTGTGGATGACAGTCCTTTGATCTGCCAAACCATGGAAAAAATTCTTACTACAGCCAATTATCGGTTTGTAGGAATCAATGATCCCCTACGGGCGATCGCCATTCTTCTGGCCCGGAAGCCGGATTTGATTTTCCTCGATTTGGTCATGCCCAACGCCAATGGCTACGAAATTTGTGGGCAATTGCGTAAATTGTCCATCTTCAAAAGTACTCCCATTGTCATCCTCACCGGCAATGATGGCATTGTTGACCGAGTGCGGGCCAAAATGGTCGGCTCCACAGATTTTTTAAGTAAGCCCGTCAACCCGGACATGGTTTTGCAGACTATTAAAAAACATCTCCATGACCAGGCATCGCTGCCAGCGGAATAA
- a CDS encoding chemotaxis protein CheW — MPANTFSSDTMLGDIQVPRQQFLQFTLEPDTNLILPLFQLTEILTVPLGQITPIPHMPSWTMGVHNWRGDVLWVIDFGAFLGLTSWHLQSGSRTNYRVIILNGGVPFDLDPSQRRRSPGQRNQMLGLVVTEVKDITWCETDQIQSPPAASIGSDLAPYVRGFWVSPPGVMYVVLDAQAIVGRLMTTPRAASS, encoded by the coding sequence TTGCCAGCCAACACCTTTTCCTCTGATACCATGCTGGGTGATATCCAAGTCCCCCGCCAGCAGTTTTTGCAATTTACCCTCGAACCAGACACCAACTTAATTTTGCCTCTGTTTCAGTTAACGGAGATTCTGACGGTGCCCCTGGGACAAATCACCCCCATTCCCCACATGCCTTCCTGGACCATGGGGGTTCATAATTGGCGGGGAGACGTGCTCTGGGTGATTGATTTTGGCGCTTTTTTAGGGCTAACCTCTTGGCACCTCCAATCTGGTTCCCGTACCAACTATCGGGTTATCATTTTAAATGGAGGCGTCCCCTTCGACCTTGATCCCAGCCAACGAAGGCGATCGCCGGGTCAACGCAACCAGATGTTGGGACTGGTGGTCACAGAGGTAAAGGACATTACCTGGTGTGAAACGGATCAAATTCAATCTCCCCCTGCCGCCAGCATTGGTTCAGACCTTGCGCCCTACGTGCGGGGATTTTGGGTCAGCCCTCCAGGGGTAATGTATGTGGTATTGGATGCCCAAGCTATTGTGGGTCGTCTGATGACTACTCCCCGGGCTGCCTCCAGTTAA